From the Dunckerocampus dactyliophorus isolate RoL2022-P2 chromosome 12, RoL_Ddac_1.1, whole genome shotgun sequence genome, one window contains:
- the kcnj1a.1 gene encoding ATP-sensitive inward rectifier potassium channel 1a.1 — protein MFGPFSKHIQGYLSERRSRRARLVTKDGRCNIEYGNIKYSKHFAFLADFWTTFVEIRWRFVLFFFIASFTLSWFIFGLLWYWIARSNGDLTWQSPPVDHTPCVDNVVGLTTAFLYSLETQTTIGYGGRALTPVCPGAVALLIIQSLLGAIINCFMCGIILSKISLPKKRAKTITFSDMAVISPKNGALCLSIRVANLRKTLMIGSQIYGKLLRTTNTADGETIIMDQVNIDFMVDAGKDNLFFVCPLTLYHVIDKSSPFFEMAVDTLHKQEFELVVFLDGTAESTSSSCQVRTSFIPQEIMWGFNFLPIISRSKEGKYKVDFSNFSKVVPVATAHCAYCFHNIKGHHHHSKDGHDNQGFEVIDISDPASITKM, from the coding sequence ATGTTTGGACCTTTCAGCAAACACATCCAGGGCTACCTGTCTGAGAGAAGGAGTCGCAGGGCCAGACTGGTTACCAAAGACGGACGCTGTAACATCGAATACGGAAACATAAAGTACAGCAAACACTTTGCCTTCCTGGCAGACTTCTGGACCACGTTCGTGGAGATCCGGTGGCGTTTTGTACTCTTCTTCTTCATCGCATCGTTCACCCTGAGCTGGTTCATCTTTGGCCTGCTCTGGTACTGGATTGCCCGCAGTAATGGTGACCTGACATGGCAGTCACCCCCCGTGGATCACACGCCTTGTGTTGATAACGTTGTCGGACTGACCACGGCGTTCCTGTACTCACTTGAAACCCAAACTACCATCGGGTACGGTGGCCGAGCGCTCACTCCAGTGTGCCCCGGTGCCGTAGCCCTTCTCATCATCCAGTCTCTCTTGGGAGCGATCATCAACTGCTTCATGTGTGGaatcattttgtccaaaatttcCTTACCTAAAAAGAGAGCAAAGACGATCACCTTCAGTGACATGGCTGTCATCAGCCCAAAGAACGGCGCTCTCTGCTTGTCAATACGAGTTGCCAACCTTCGCAAGACCTTGATGATAGGAAGCCAGATCTACGGCAAGCTGCTGAGAACAACCAATACAGCAGACGGCGAGACCATCATCATGGACCAGGTCAACATTGACTTCATGGTGGACGCCGGAAAGGACAACCTGTTCTTTGTATGTCCACTCACGCTTTATCACGTCATCGACAAAAGCAGCCCCTTCTTCGAGATGGCGGTGGACACGCTCCACAAGCAAGAGTTTGAACTGGTCGTCTTCCTCGACGGTACCGCCGAGTCCACCAGCTCCTCCTGTCAAGTCCGGACCTCCTTTATCCCCCAGGAGATCATGTGGGGCTTCAATTTCTTGCCGATCATCTCGCGAAGCAAAGAAGGCAAATACAAGGTGGACTTCTCCAATTTCTCCAAAGTGGTGCCTGTGGCCACTGCACACTGCGCCTACTGCTTCCACAACATCAAGGGTCATCACCACCACTCCAAAGACGGACACGACAATCAGGGGTTTGAGGTCATTGATATCAGTGACCCTGCAAGCATCACCAAGATGTAA